The Amphiura filiformis chromosome 12, Afil_fr2py, whole genome shotgun sequence genome includes a region encoding these proteins:
- the LOC140166512 gene encoding bcl-2 homologous antagonist/killer-like — protein MATGGRTSTETLTPDTEDNVIEHTEEIVRSFMYQRLQMDMQHERSDIAISTPRLPEFQVNTSPLSSTSQVGRRLAEIGDQINDRYEGEFRSMIQHLHITPSTAYQAFAGVARKLFTQGINWGRIAALLMFGYRIALDVSTGVGEFLNKIVQALVRFIVGEKIASWIAEQGGWRSILTYQFQTYSWVSVGVVAALATVTVLAIYYNRR, from the exons ATGGCAACAGGAGGAAGAACATCCACAGAAACCTTGACTCCAGATACGGAGGACAATGTGATAGAGCACACAGAAGAAATAGTGCGTAGTTTCATGTACCAGAGACTACAGATGGACATGCAGCATGAGAGGAGTGATATAGCAATAAGTACACCTAGGCTACCAGAATTCCAAGTTAATACTTCACCATTGAG ttCAACATCACAAGTAGGTAGACGACTAGCAGAAATAGGTGACCAGATAAATGACCGATATGAAGGAGAATTCAGGTCTATGATTCAACATTTACATATTACACCATCAACAGCATACCAAGCATTTGCTGGAGTAGCTAGAAA ATTATTCACACAAGGAATCAACTGGGGAAGAATTGCAGCCCTACTCATGTTTGGTTACAGAATCGCTTTAGATGTATCCACGGGAGTAGGGGAATTCTTAAATAAAATTGTGCAAGCTTTAGTCAGGTTTATTGTAGGAGAGAAAATTGCAAGTTGGATTGCTGAGCAAGGAGGATGG AGATCTATATTAACGTACCAATTCCAAACCTACAGCTGGGTATCGGTAGGAGTAGTGGCTGCTCTGGCTACAGTTACAGTATTGGCAATCTACTACAATAGAAGATAG
- the LOC140166965 gene encoding uncharacterized protein → MKAKTSKCRSHAMKKVIPNAEQKLNGHKTQYVAYNPQLQIDGQMITYIQNQPMQFLGKLIYEDLKDDGIRRMINQKLSAMLKTTDKSHLNGIMKMWIYNHMIISKMTWEFTIYNLPKTYIENLEATCTKYLKGWVGISRCTTNSALYRSIGHVF, encoded by the coding sequence ATGAAGGCCAAAACATCCAAATGCAGATCTCATGCGATGAAGAAAGTAATTCCAAACGCAGAACAGAAGTTGAATGGCCACAAGACCCAATACGTAGCTTATAATCCTCAGCTACAAATAGACGGACAGATGATCACCTATATTCAAAACCAGCCCATGCAATTCCTAGGAAAGCTCATCTATGAAGATCTAAAGGATGATGGCATCAGACGAATGATTAATCAGAAACTGTCAGCCATGCTGAAAACTACTGATAAAAGTCACCTGAATGGAATCATGAAAATGTGGATATACAATCATatgattatctccaaaatgacATGGGAGTTCACTATATACAATCTTCCAAAAACCTACATCGAGAACCTGGAGGCAACCTGTACGAAGTACTTGAAAGGATGGGTCGGAATTAGCAGGTGCACCACCAATAGTGCACTGTACAGAAGTattggccatgtgttttga